In Marinibacterium anthonyi, the DNA window TGCCTCGGTGTTTTTTTATACTCGATCCGCAGCGAGTTTTCCTGTCATGCGGGTGAAAGTCAATTAAGGGGCGAGGTTGGGGCGGCGATTCAATCGATTGGCATGGCATCGTTGCCATACCTTATACCTCATATCGCGTTTCGTCTGGGCGGGCGGCCATATATAGTGGTGGGCGACTCGTATCTAAGGGGAATTGCCGCCATGGCCCTGTCGTCTGACCAGCTTGCCGAAATCGCCGACCTGCGCAGCCAGCGGCAGGACACCCTGCGCGCCGTCGCCCCGGGGATGGAGGCGCATCTTTATGAAGCCAAGCCGGTGCTGGATCATGGTTTTGTCCGGGTGGTCGATTACATGGGCGACGACGCGGCGATCTGCCAGGCGGCGCGGGTATCCTATGGCAAGGGCACCAAGTCGGTGCAGAACGACGAGGGGCTGATCCGCTACCTGATGCGGCACTGGCATTCGACACCCTTCGAGATGTGCGAGGTCAAGCTGCACGTGAAGCTGCCGGTCTTCGTGGCGCGGCAGTGGATCCGCCACCGCACCGCCAACGTGAACGAATATTCGGCGCGCTATTCGATCCTGGACCGCGAATTCTATATCCCCGCGCCCGAGCATGTCGCGGCGCAGTCCGAGGTGAACAACCAGGGGCGGGGCGCGGTGCTGGAAGGCGATGCGGCGGCGCAGGTGCTGGAGGTTCTGAAGACCGACAGCATGCGGGCCTACGACAATTACGAGGCGATGATCGCCGAACAGGGGCTGGCGCGCGAATTGGCGCGGATGAACCTGCCGGCGAACATCTACACCCAGTGGTACTGGAAGGTGGACCTGCACAACCTGTTCCACTTCCTGCGGCTGCGCGCGGATTCCCATGCGCAATACGAAATCCGGGTCTATGCCGAGGAGATCTGCAAGATCGTCGCCGACTGGGTGCCTTTTGCCTATGGCGCGTTCGAGGAATACCGGCTGGGCGCCGAGACGCTGAGCGCCACGGCGCTGGAGTGCGTGCGGCGGATGCTGAAGGGCGAGGCGGTGACGCAGGAGACGTCCGGTCTGACCAAGCGCGAATGGCGCGAGCTTGAGGCCGTGCTGAAGGGCTAGGCCCGTCACACGGGTGCGGGGGGGGGGGGCGTTTACGGGGGCGGTTCAGCTGTTAGTTATCACCCGGTTTGATATGCCGATTTCATGAGGTTTGACACCGGAAGAGCCGGGAAGTCCGGGGGTTATCCGGGATGATCCGGAGAGGTCAGCCAGACCGAATGGTATTCTTTGAACAGCCGCTCTTTGTTCAAACCAGATGCCCTCGCAAAAAACTGGGGGGATTCGCGGTCTGACTTTTGGGAATCCTTGTTCGGAGAATTTGTTTGGGGAAACACTGAGACCACACGCGCGTACGGCACACAAAACTCCGCAGGCACAAAAGTGGGGAGTTTGGGAACCATTTCCTTAAACTCAGGGTCTTCAAAACAAAGCGTGTAAAGCGACACGAACTTACTATGGAACGAAATCTCGCCAACAGGCTCGACCTCGTAAACAACTCCTCTGGAAATGGACGCGTACATTTGCGCCCATTTCTCTTGGTTTGTAATAAATATTTGCTCGTGAAAATACGTTGATGTTTTGTTCCAAGGCATGAAGTGCGGTGAGAAATTTGTGACGCTGCTGGGCAATAGAACATCGCCAACAAAACGACCAGTTGGACCGCCGTGTAGCCAGCGCGATCCCTCGGCACCTTTGACTACAATGTCATGCATCACTTGTTCCAACTCATCGAGCGGTTCACGTTCGCACTCAAGAGCTTCGAAGTAGTAATGAGCATACTTTTCCTTCAAGCTCCAGCCTTTGGTACCGTTGATCAACGACTTCCGTTTTTCAGCGTCCATCGGTACTCCTCCTCCACCATTCATAGATCGCG includes these proteins:
- the thyX gene encoding Thymidylate synthase ThyX, giving the protein MALSSDQLAEIADLRSQRQDTLRAVAPGMEAHLYEAKPVLDHGFVRVVDYMGDDAAICQAARVSYGKGTKSVQNDEGLIRYLMRHWHSTPFEMCEVKLHVKLPVFVARQWIRHRTANVNEYSARYSILDREFYIPAPEHVAAQSEVNNQGRGAVLEGDAAAQVLEVLKTDSMRAYDNYEAMIAEQGLARELARMNLPANIYTQWYWKVDLHNLFHFLRLRADSHAQYEIRVYAEEICKIVADWVPFAYGAFEEYRLGAETLSATALECVRRMLKGEAVTQETSGLTKREWRELEAVLKG